The proteins below come from a single Ruegeria sp. THAF33 genomic window:
- a CDS encoding twin-arginine translocation signal domain-containing protein, whose protein sequence is MDKIPRGTSQWNAEEGNVLRQSLNASAPVFALILFNLVATGFLGFERMWFFADRLTDVPTAFQPSWTNHRAQKTSSLITDYLSRRGFLKASMSVAASPAMLGAAWNNVTTKVEARQSEPKTFDQVPLTVPLPSRRRDRNQGQRFQQRY, encoded by the coding sequence TTGGACAAGATTCCGCGTGGCACAAGCCAATGGAATGCCGAGGAAGGTAATGTTCTAAGGCAGTCTTTGAACGCATCGGCGCCAGTGTTTGCCCTGATATTGTTCAATCTGGTAGCAACTGGCTTTTTAGGCTTTGAGCGGATGTGGTTTTTTGCGGATCGTTTGACCGATGTGCCAACCGCATTCCAACCCAGCTGGACAAATCACCGTGCCCAAAAAACCTCTTCTTTGATTACTGACTACCTTAGCCGCCGCGGCTTTTTGAAAGCCTCCATGAGCGTGGCCGCATCGCCTGCTATGCTGGGCGCTGCCTGGAACAACGTCACAACCAAGGTTGAGGCCCGACAGTCCGAACCAAAGACCTTTGATCAGGTACCCCTCACAGTTCCGCTGCCGTCGAGGAGACGGGATCGAAATCAAGGTCAGCGCTTTCAACAAAGATATTGA
- a CDS encoding urease subunit beta, protein MIPGEIIPAEGSLTLNAGRSSRLVIVANTGDRPIQVGSHYHFSEANSALDFDRYAALGMRLDIPAGTAVRFEPGQTREVILVPFEGRRHIYGFNMHIMGALKDAGQDQAE, encoded by the coding sequence ATGATTCCGGGTGAGATTATACCTGCCGAAGGCTCACTGACACTGAACGCGGGACGCAGCAGCCGTCTTGTTATTGTCGCCAATACAGGCGATCGACCCATACAGGTCGGCAGCCACTACCATTTTTCCGAAGCAAACTCGGCCCTGGATTTTGATCGGTATGCAGCTTTGGGTATGCGGCTGGACATCCCGGCGGGTACCGCGGTGCGATTTGAGCCAGGCCAAACTCGCGAAGTTATACTGGTGCCATTTGAAGGGCGCCGGCACATTTACGGTTTCAATATGCATATCATGGGGGCTCTGAAAGATGCCGGGCAAGATCAGGCGGAGTGA
- a CDS encoding urease accessory protein UreD: MTGGDSFRFSCKAAKGTALTLTTQACERAYKAQPKEWGQVTNHLTVEAGARLNWLPQEIILYNGSALDRRLRIDLSPDAEMLMVEPLVFGRVAMGETLTEIRLRDQIEIWREGTPVFLDAIRFAGDWHTHLAKRHIANGAGAMALIVLMSSSAEGHLEPVRELLPDAAGATLTRNDLLVIRILAGDSFALRRTLMPVLRRLNNDTLPRCWML; the protein is encoded by the coding sequence GTGACCGGAGGAGATTCATTTCGGTTTTCTTGCAAGGCAGCAAAAGGCACGGCGCTGACCTTGACTACGCAAGCTTGCGAGCGTGCTTACAAGGCCCAGCCCAAAGAATGGGGCCAGGTTACAAATCATTTGACGGTAGAGGCTGGAGCCCGGCTGAACTGGTTGCCGCAAGAGATCATTCTGTACAATGGCAGTGCGTTGGACCGGCGCCTCAGGATCGACCTGTCACCGGATGCCGAAATGCTGATGGTGGAACCGCTTGTTTTTGGACGCGTCGCCATGGGTGAAACGTTGACTGAAATCCGCTTGCGCGATCAGATCGAGATTTGGCGCGAAGGAACGCCGGTGTTTCTCGATGCGATTAGGTTCGCTGGTGATTGGCACACTCACTTGGCTAAGCGGCATATTGCAAACGGCGCAGGGGCGATGGCCCTGATCGTCTTAATGTCGAGTTCCGCCGAAGGTCATCTGGAACCTGTCAGGGAATTGCTACCGGACGCCGCCGGGGCAACTCTGACCCGGAATGACCTGCTGGTCATTCGCATTCTGGCCGGCGACAGCTTTGCACTGCGCCGCACATTGATGCCGGTTCTGCGCCGGCTGAACAACGACACATTGCCCCGATGCTGGATGCTCTGA
- a CDS encoding sulfatase-like hydrolase/transferase, with amino-acid sequence MTNVVQRTGIAACLLAALSTTQSAAQQDAIVHDGEFAFLRAQFGEQWDAQDVEIDARLAELREANGGKPPNFLYILIDDISFGQMGERKLNYVMGIETPNINDFASEGMSLMRMYTEPSCTPTRTAMLTGRHPIRAGVEEVKVALVGEGLPASEVTLPEILKQAGYNTSHVGKWHQGDIEEAYPHNQGFDWAAFPLHQQVQLSLMTREAMQANNMLGYHASGQNNALLLDERFKPYGLVTGVEAEAGGQAREVDMAAGEEWTQAKYEEMNERYQMQAIEQLERVAALDEPFFLQYWPLYPLNFVYPDQALSRNGGFHADKLQLLDGWIGEVLDALEKTGEADNTIVMIMADNGLMYHYEGTSGLNQLIYRGGKTQHLEGGVRTDAFIRWPGVIEADSAAGDIFHVSDIYTTMARIAGATDYIPRDRVIDGIDQTALLLEGEGNGRRDYVYVYEGPVLRSVVKQEFKMHLPAPGAPGAAAPTYNIYRDPRELHPLVGYSLWAGASFQDMIKRHQKMITKYPNSEIGKDVPYGGIENLRPESEKARQVFMSWQE; translated from the coding sequence ATGACTAATGTTGTCCAAAGGACTGGCATCGCAGCCTGTTTGCTAGCAGCGTTGAGCACCACACAATCGGCCGCACAACAAGACGCGATTGTGCATGACGGTGAATTTGCGTTCCTGCGCGCCCAATTTGGCGAGCAATGGGATGCGCAGGACGTCGAGATTGATGCGAGGCTGGCTGAACTTCGGGAAGCCAACGGCGGCAAACCCCCGAATTTCCTGTACATCCTCATCGATGACATCAGCTTCGGCCAGATGGGCGAACGCAAACTCAACTATGTGATGGGCATTGAAACCCCGAATATCAATGACTTTGCCAGCGAAGGCATGTCGTTGATGCGGATGTACACCGAGCCCTCATGTACACCCACTCGTACGGCCATGCTGACCGGGCGCCACCCGATCCGGGCCGGCGTGGAAGAGGTGAAAGTGGCTTTGGTGGGGGAAGGGCTTCCTGCCAGCGAAGTGACTCTGCCGGAAATCCTGAAACAGGCGGGCTACAACACATCGCATGTCGGCAAATGGCATCAGGGCGATATCGAAGAGGCCTATCCGCACAATCAGGGCTTTGACTGGGCGGCCTTCCCGCTGCATCAGCAGGTTCAGCTGAGCCTGATGACCCGCGAGGCGATGCAGGCGAACAACATGTTGGGATACCACGCGTCGGGACAGAACAATGCCCTTCTGCTGGATGAGCGTTTCAAGCCCTATGGTTTGGTGACAGGTGTCGAAGCCGAGGCCGGAGGGCAAGCCCGCGAGGTTGACATGGCCGCAGGTGAAGAATGGACCCAAGCCAAATACGAAGAGATGAACGAGCGCTACCAGATGCAGGCAATTGAACAGCTCGAGCGTGTCGCAGCCTTGGATGAGCCGTTTTTTCTGCAATACTGGCCGCTTTATCCGCTGAACTTTGTCTATCCCGATCAGGCGCTGTCACGTAACGGCGGCTTCCACGCGGACAAGTTGCAGCTTCTGGACGGTTGGATCGGCGAAGTTCTCGACGCGCTGGAGAAGACCGGCGAGGCGGACAACACCATCGTCATGATCATGGCCGACAACGGGTTGATGTACCATTACGAAGGAACATCCGGGCTGAACCAACTGATCTATCGCGGCGGCAAGACCCAACATCTCGAAGGGGGTGTGCGCACTGATGCATTCATTCGCTGGCCCGGTGTGATCGAGGCTGACAGCGCCGCCGGTGACATTTTTCATGTGTCGGATATCTACACGACGATGGCGCGTATCGCTGGCGCCACCGACTATATCCCGCGTGATCGGGTGATCGATGGGATCGATCAGACGGCCCTGCTGCTGGAAGGCGAAGGCAATGGGCGACGCGACTACGTTTATGTGTACGAGGGCCCGGTTCTTCGCTCGGTCGTGAAACAGGAGTTCAAGATGCACCTGCCTGCGCCGGGCGCGCCCGGAGCCGCCGCGCCAACGTACAACATCTATCGCGACCCGCGCGAACTGCATCCGCTGGTCGGGTACTCCCTCTGGGCCGGCGCATCGTTCCAGGACATGATCAAGCGACATCAGAAGATGATCACCAAGTATCCGAACTCGGAAATCGGTAAAGACGTCCCCTATGGCGGCATCGAGAACCTGCGCCCCGAAAGCGAAAAGGCGCGGCAGGTTTTCATGAGCTGGCAAGAGTGA
- a CDS encoding DUF2141 domain-containing protein, with product MTRSMLAPVFALMALATPAASDGLNVIVEGIRNAKGNIVILVFDDARAFDGLDVQSAIDYAQIPSRKGSVSHEFPDLTAGPYAVLLFHDENKDEDLNMTETKLLEGLGSTGAPNPQDMPDFKAALVWPGDVRVRVHYDP from the coding sequence ATGACACGTAGCATGCTGGCCCCCGTATTCGCCCTGATGGCGCTTGCAACGCCTGCCGCCTCTGATGGTCTGAACGTGATCGTGGAGGGTATCCGCAACGCCAAGGGAAACATTGTGATCCTTGTTTTCGACGACGCGCGCGCCTTTGACGGCTTGGATGTCCAGAGCGCGATTGACTACGCCCAGATTCCGTCCCGCAAAGGCAGTGTCAGCCATGAGTTTCCCGACCTGACGGCCGGCCCCTATGCGGTGCTGCTGTTTCACGATGAAAACAAGGACGAAGACCTGAACATGACCGAGACCAAGCTTTTGGAGGGGCTGGGTTCAACCGGCGCCCCGAACCCTCAGGACATGCCTGATTTCAAGGCCGCCTTGGTCTGGCCGGGCGATGTCCGCGTTCGTGTCCACTATGATCCGTGA
- a CDS encoding urease subunit gamma, which yields MNLTPREKDKLLVAMAAEVARKRLARGVKLNHPEAIALITDAVVEGARDGRSVADMMQAGAEVISREHCMEGVPEMIHEVQVEATFPDGTKLVTVHNPIR from the coding sequence ATGAACCTGACCCCTCGTGAAAAAGACAAACTACTGGTGGCCATGGCCGCCGAGGTCGCTCGCAAACGGCTGGCGCGTGGCGTCAAGCTGAATCACCCCGAGGCCATTGCGTTGATTACCGATGCCGTGGTCGAAGGCGCGCGCGATGGTCGTTCGGTCGCCGATATGATGCAAGCAGGGGCTGAAGTGATCTCTCGGGAACACTGCATGGAAGGCGTGCCCGAGATGATCCACGAGGTGCAGGTCGAAGCCACTTTCCCGGATGGCACAAAACTTGTGACTGTCCACAACCCCATTCGTTAA
- a CDS encoding efflux RND transporter permease subunit — MHALTSWFIRNPVAANLMMALILFLGVQTLLNIRIEGFPRIPAESVTISIEFPDATAEQVDELVTRKVEQALEGLEGVRSVTSRSQNDLSVVTVRRAGGQKLQAVLDRVRIRIDGLTDLPDTARRPVIEASGFDFPALYLNLYGETDPATLQSLAQRLKEELLAQPELSRLQIWGLIPRELRIEIDPTLLRHYGLTVADVTRAIAENSVTFQAGRLRTEGGTIYLRADDRAKYAPEYAALPIIERDDGSFVPLGDIAKIEDGFQDGEYLFRLNGKPTVGMEVLVGQKENLLTISDVVRRKVDEFSRQSPSQVQVVVWGDSAGYISDRLALFRSNGVQGLILVTLMLSVFLNVRLAFWVAMGIPVSVMGAIAVSGSKWVDYSLNDVTTFGLIIALGILVDDAVVVGESVFEERRKGRDPVQDTERGVHRVAVATVFGVLTTIAAFFPMLLIDNPLGKVLAGFAGIVILTLVFSLIESKFILPAHLAQVSMGQERRYLLSRLWGRVQDTAQGGLDWVRDRIYQPLLVAAVRQRYAVLILFVAAATLGLGLMYKGKVRTVFFPDVPGQIITMNLEMDARAPFALTRANVDRIETVLNDLNAELAQGAGMATPPVQTVFSIINGAGNAQIYAEMIPVAERPDVPVLSVVREWRDRVGAVEGATELEFTGSETLAGGFRIRLASKDEDLLQQASAEMKDFLSNIEGVANVRDGLAGGQPELKLRLRPDARHLGFNAEALAKQIGFGFGGAEVTKVRRDGSEIRVVVQNARENRDTLADLMQTQLRSASGAWVPLETVAEIEGIYTSDTVDRRDGKRMNIVAASIDRDRVAPEEVGQAVFEELVPKLREKYPSVTVLPAGELEEMADISGGLKRALLLAAVLIYVLMAVPLKSYWQPFVILAIVPFGFIAAAVGHLIMDVSLSLFSFFGMLALTGVIVNDSLVMITRYNQAREEGQPVNLALKSAGIGRFKAIFLTTATTVIGLLPLLTETSEQAQYLIPAAISLAFGELFGTALMLLLVPVLIAIAEDVLGVFKPVPPHPSGEGTQS, encoded by the coding sequence ATGCACGCACTGACATCCTGGTTTATCCGCAACCCTGTCGCCGCCAATCTGATGATGGCGCTGATCCTCTTTCTTGGGGTGCAGACGCTGCTGAATATTCGGATCGAGGGCTTCCCTCGCATTCCTGCGGAAAGCGTTACGATTTCGATCGAGTTCCCGGACGCCACTGCCGAACAGGTCGATGAATTGGTGACCCGCAAAGTTGAGCAGGCGCTGGAAGGGTTGGAGGGCGTGCGCAGTGTGACGTCGCGATCCCAAAACGATCTGAGTGTCGTCACCGTCCGCCGCGCGGGGGGCCAGAAACTGCAAGCCGTTCTGGATCGGGTCCGCATTCGCATCGATGGGTTAACCGATCTGCCCGATACCGCGCGCCGCCCTGTGATCGAAGCGTCGGGTTTCGATTTTCCGGCGCTCTATCTGAACCTATACGGCGAAACAGACCCGGCCACATTGCAGAGCCTGGCGCAGCGCCTGAAGGAAGAGCTGCTGGCGCAACCGGAATTGTCCCGGCTGCAAATCTGGGGTTTGATCCCGCGGGAACTGCGCATCGAAATCGACCCTACACTTTTGCGCCACTATGGCCTGACCGTGGCGGATGTGACCCGCGCAATCGCGGAAAACTCGGTGACATTTCAGGCAGGTCGTTTGCGGACCGAGGGCGGCACGATCTATCTGCGGGCCGATGATCGCGCAAAATACGCTCCTGAATACGCGGCCCTGCCGATCATTGAACGTGACGACGGGTCTTTTGTGCCCTTGGGTGATATCGCCAAGATCGAAGACGGGTTTCAGGACGGCGAGTACCTGTTTCGGCTGAATGGCAAGCCAACCGTCGGGATGGAGGTTCTGGTCGGGCAGAAAGAGAACCTGCTGACGATCAGTGACGTTGTGCGCCGCAAGGTGGATGAGTTCAGCCGCCAGTCGCCGTCGCAGGTTCAGGTCGTGGTCTGGGGCGACAGCGCCGGCTATATCTCGGACCGGCTGGCGCTGTTTCGGTCCAACGGGGTGCAGGGGCTGATCCTTGTGACCCTGATGCTGTCGGTGTTTCTGAACGTGCGCCTGGCCTTCTGGGTCGCCATGGGCATTCCGGTTTCGGTCATGGGGGCCATAGCCGTTTCGGGTTCAAAATGGGTGGATTATTCGCTCAACGATGTCACTACCTTCGGTCTGATCATCGCCCTGGGCATTCTGGTCGATGATGCGGTTGTGGTCGGAGAAAGCGTTTTCGAGGAACGTCGAAAGGGCAGGGACCCGGTCCAGGACACCGAACGCGGCGTGCACCGCGTGGCGGTCGCAACAGTCTTCGGCGTGCTGACGACAATCGCGGCGTTCTTCCCGATGCTGCTGATCGACAACCCGTTGGGCAAGGTGCTGGCCGGGTTTGCGGGGATCGTGATCCTGACGCTGGTCTTTTCGCTCATCGAAAGCAAGTTCATCCTGCCCGCCCATCTGGCGCAGGTTTCGATGGGGCAAGAGCGCAGGTACCTGCTGTCCCGCCTCTGGGGCCGCGTACAGGATACCGCGCAGGGCGGCCTGGACTGGGTGCGGGATCGCATCTATCAGCCGCTGCTCGTTGCGGCAGTGCGGCAGCGCTATGCCGTGCTGATCCTGTTCGTCGCCGCCGCGACGCTGGGGCTTGGCCTGATGTACAAGGGCAAGGTCAGAACGGTGTTCTTTCCCGACGTGCCCGGTCAGATCATCACGATGAACCTGGAAATGGACGCCCGCGCGCCTTTTGCGCTGACCCGCGCGAACGTGGACCGGATTGAAACTGTGTTGAACGATCTGAACGCCGAGCTTGCCCAAGGCGCCGGCATGGCCACGCCGCCGGTTCAGACGGTGTTCAGCATCATCAACGGCGCAGGAAACGCGCAAATATACGCTGAAATGATCCCGGTGGCCGAACGACCGGATGTTCCGGTCCTTTCCGTGGTTCGCGAATGGCGCGACCGGGTCGGAGCGGTCGAAGGCGCAACCGAGTTGGAGTTCACCGGATCGGAAACGCTCGCCGGAGGATTCCGCATCCGGTTGGCGTCAAAAGACGAAGACCTGCTGCAACAGGCCAGCGCCGAGATGAAAGACTTCCTGTCGAACATCGAGGGCGTGGCGAATGTTCGGGATGGCTTGGCGGGTGGCCAGCCCGAACTGAAGCTCCGCCTGCGACCGGACGCGCGGCACCTTGGCTTCAACGCCGAGGCCCTGGCCAAACAAATCGGTTTTGGGTTCGGCGGGGCCGAGGTGACCAAGGTCCGGCGCGACGGGTCCGAAATCCGCGTGGTCGTGCAGAACGCGCGGGAAAACCGCGATACGCTCGCCGATCTGATGCAGACCCAGTTGCGCAGCGCATCCGGTGCCTGGGTGCCGCTTGAGACGGTTGCCGAAATCGAAGGCATCTACACCTCTGACACCGTCGATCGCCGCGATGGCAAGCGCATGAACATCGTGGCCGCGTCCATCGACCGTGACCGTGTTGCCCCCGAAGAGGTTGGTCAGGCGGTGTTCGAAGAATTGGTCCCGAAACTCCGCGAAAAGTACCCGAGCGTCACAGTTCTGCCCGCCGGTGAACTGGAAGAGATGGCCGATATCAGCGGTGGCTTGAAACGTGCGCTGCTGCTGGCCGCCGTTTTGATCTATGTGTTGATGGCCGTGCCGTTGAAAAGCTATTGGCAACCTTTCGTCATTCTGGCCATCGTGCCCTTTGGTTTCATCGCGGCTGCGGTCGGGCACCTGATCATGGATGTGTCGCTGTCGCTGTTTTCGTTCTTCGGCATGCTGGCTCTGACCGGCGTGATCGTGAACGACAGTCTGGTCATGATCACCCGATACAATCAGGCGCGCGAGGAAGGTCAGCCCGTGAACCTGGCGCTGAAAAGCGCCGGCATCGGACGTTTCAAGGCGATCTTTCTGACCACCGCAACGACGGTGATCGGCCTGCTGCCCTTGCTGACGGAAACCTCGGAACAGGCGCAGTATCTGATCCCTGCCGCCATTTCTCTGGCTTTTGGGGAGCTGTTCGGCACCGCCCTCATGCTGCTGCTGGTGCCCGTGCTGATCGCCATTGCCGAAGATGTCCTTGGCGTCTTCAAGCCAGTCCCGCCGCACCCTTCCGGAGAAGGGACACAGTCATGA
- a CDS encoding efflux RND transporter periplasmic adaptor subunit, producing the protein MTDKTSEAQRRPARRWLWIGLSLMLFVAIVILLFDAEDTVDVQATNISPPPPTVSVVTVVPETVQARVSAFAEVRPRWDAELRSAVSGRITAVHAGALAGTQVEGGDPLFSIENAPYQSAVAAAEMELERAELALLRARNNVTVAKRQFERDGVEPPNELAVNLPQLRVAEKTVAAAQARLNAARNDLKDAEIVAPFSGFVTRRFASLGQTVNPGDPLIHLSDNRQFELVAGFSQADWALFDHPISGVAADLTHRSGENLGQARVRRGGGFLDQDTRQVRVFLDVANPGDGILAGDFLKVHIPGRRISDTVTLPESALTRAGYIWIVDENDHLQRFSPNILFRSEGAVTIQAPDGNGPWRVAKTPLASFLPGQRVTSLSDGG; encoded by the coding sequence ATGACAGACAAAACCTCAGAAGCTCAGCGAAGACCAGCCCGACGATGGCTCTGGATTGGATTGTCGCTGATGCTGTTTGTGGCGATCGTCATCTTGTTATTTGACGCGGAAGATACGGTTGATGTTCAGGCAACAAACATCTCACCTCCGCCACCGACCGTCTCTGTCGTAACTGTTGTTCCGGAAACCGTGCAGGCGCGAGTTTCTGCATTTGCCGAAGTTCGGCCTCGTTGGGATGCCGAGCTGCGATCTGCTGTGTCCGGGCGCATCACCGCAGTCCATGCCGGTGCTTTGGCCGGGACACAGGTGGAAGGGGGCGACCCTTTGTTTTCAATCGAAAATGCCCCCTATCAAAGCGCCGTTGCAGCCGCTGAGATGGAGCTTGAGCGAGCAGAGCTTGCGCTGTTGCGCGCGCGCAACAACGTAACCGTCGCGAAACGGCAGTTCGAACGGGATGGGGTGGAACCGCCAAACGAACTGGCCGTGAACCTGCCGCAATTGCGCGTCGCCGAAAAAACCGTTGCCGCGGCGCAGGCACGCCTGAATGCGGCGAGAAATGACCTGAAGGACGCAGAAATTGTTGCCCCGTTTTCAGGCTTTGTCACCCGTCGTTTTGCCAGCCTTGGCCAGACGGTCAACCCGGGCGATCCCCTGATACACCTGTCGGACAACCGGCAATTCGAACTGGTTGCCGGGTTCAGCCAAGCGGATTGGGCGCTGTTCGATCATCCGATCTCTGGCGTTGCTGCTGACCTGACGCACCGTTCGGGCGAAAACCTGGGTCAGGCACGCGTCCGGCGTGGAGGCGGTTTTCTGGATCAGGACACACGACAGGTGCGCGTCTTTTTGGATGTCGCAAACCCCGGTGACGGCATACTCGCCGGAGACTTTCTGAAAGTGCACATTCCCGGACGGCGAATTTCTGACACCGTGACCCTGCCGGAAAGCGCCCTGACGCGCGCGGGGTACATTTGGATAGTGGATGAAAACGACCACCTTCAGAGATTCAGCCCGAACATCCTGTTCCGCAGCGAAGGTGCTGTCACGATACAGGCCCCCGACGGGAACGGCCCATGGCGCGTGGCCAAGACACCTTTGGCCTCGTTTCTGCCGGGTCAACGCGTCACGTCGCTGTCGGATGGGGGTTGA
- a CDS encoding TetR/AcrR family transcriptional regulator, translating into MSEDTKKPGSTREKATAKRRNQILEAAVMCFLERGYHQTGVRDIAARAGVSLGNLYNHFRGKHDVLVEIAMLERRELEPFLKVLNSNAPAPKVLKKFIRAYANYLAAPENVILTLEISSEAVRQQDIARLFVENRARLTEALEEVVRRGVEAGDLRAVPDPLQASQLVIEVLEGSAYRSVLSETPMSKIAGSMEDFILSSLLARR; encoded by the coding sequence ATGTCTGAAGACACCAAAAAACCAGGGTCAACCCGGGAAAAGGCTACAGCCAAGCGCCGCAACCAGATTTTGGAAGCCGCCGTCATGTGTTTTCTCGAGCGCGGCTATCATCAGACCGGCGTCCGCGATATCGCAGCGCGGGCGGGCGTCAGCCTTGGAAACCTCTACAACCATTTTCGCGGCAAGCATGATGTGCTTGTGGAAATCGCAATGCTCGAACGCCGCGAACTGGAGCCGTTTCTGAAAGTCCTGAATTCAAATGCACCCGCACCCAAAGTGTTGAAAAAGTTCATCCGGGCCTACGCCAACTATCTGGCTGCGCCGGAAAACGTCATCCTCACCTTGGAGATTTCGAGCGAAGCCGTTCGTCAACAGGATATCGCGCGACTGTTCGTCGAAAACCGAGCCAGACTGACGGAGGCGCTTGAAGAAGTAGTGAGACGCGGCGTGGAGGCAGGAGATCTGCGCGCTGTTCCGGATCCTCTACAGGCGTCGCAATTGGTGATAGAGGTTCTGGAAGGAAGCGCGTATCGCAGCGTTCTGTCGGAAACGCCCATGAGCAAAATCGCTGGAAGCATGGAGGATTTCATTCTGAGCTCTCTGCTGGCGCGTCGATGA
- a CDS encoding ABC transporter six-transmembrane domain-containing protein, with protein sequence MLRDRKLTIGTLLSVFRWRVGITWFLILSETALTVLIPLFIGFAIDGLLSGQFQPFVHLGAVMVALTLIGVIRRIYDTRVYGTIRVELGKALAARFSNLPISSLNARIGMGRELADFLEEILPSAISGIMQFVVSAILLFYFSPVLALSACGVLVGMICIYALFHSTFWQWNRALNEQMEHQVSILEQRRVRPVLVHLTKLRRFEVKLSDTEAYLYGVIFVLLIGLILFNLWFATQNLEATPGMIFSIVSYSWEFAEAALALPITFQSWSRLSEITVRLQRG encoded by the coding sequence ATGCTGAGGGACAGAAAACTGACGATCGGCACGTTGCTGAGCGTGTTTCGGTGGCGTGTCGGGATCACATGGTTTCTGATCCTGTCGGAAACAGCACTGACTGTGCTAATCCCGCTGTTTATCGGCTTTGCCATAGATGGATTGCTGAGCGGACAGTTTCAGCCCTTTGTGCATTTGGGCGCCGTCATGGTCGCCCTCACGCTGATCGGCGTGATCCGGCGGATATACGATACGCGTGTCTACGGAACGATCCGCGTCGAGCTGGGCAAGGCGCTTGCTGCGCGTTTTTCAAACCTGCCGATTTCTTCGTTGAACGCCCGGATCGGAATGGGGCGCGAACTGGCCGACTTTCTGGAAGAGATCCTGCCTTCGGCAATTTCAGGAATCATGCAGTTCGTCGTCTCAGCAATATTGCTGTTTTACTTCTCGCCGGTGCTGGCTCTGTCAGCCTGCGGGGTGCTTGTGGGAATGATATGCATCTACGCCCTGTTTCATTCGACGTTCTGGCAATGGAACCGGGCCCTGAATGAGCAGATGGAACATCAGGTCAGCATTCTGGAGCAACGCCGCGTCCGCCCGGTGCTTGTCCACCTGACGAAACTGCGTCGTTTCGAAGTGAAGCTCTCGGATACCGAAGCCTACCTGTATGGTGTGATCTTCGTTCTGCTGATAGGTCTGATCCTGTTCAACCTGTGGTTCGCGACGCAAAACCTGGAGGCGACACCCGGAATGATCTTTTCGATTGTCAGCTACTCATGGGAATTTGCTGAAGCCGCGCTTGCTTTGCCGATCACGTTCCAATCCTGGTCCCGGCTGTCCGAAATCACGGTCCGATTGCAGAGAGGATGA